TTGCGCCCGGGGCAACGCCGTtcgaaattcaattattatcaCGCGGGCCtacaattttccaatttctcgCGACACACTGGCAACGTCAGGTTTATGCATTCGATGCATAACATTCGATGTACAGCCAGGGACAAATTAATGGCCCGTACGCACAGAAAGGTAATCACGTTAATGGGCACACGTGTAATTGCCGATAAATTAGAGAAACGAAAATTCATCGATTTTTGATTCGAACAATGGTATTATCGTGATGTAATGGCGAATAGTTGGGGGAGGTGAATAGTATGTCAAATGGCGTGCGTCATCTTGAAATTTTTCCTGAAATCAATCTCGAACGATCGTAGACGGTAATTAGGAAGCGCGTATGATTAATGGGCCCCGTGGCGCCTTGACCGCGAGATATCGAGTTGAAAATTGCTCTCTGACTCGTTGCCAACGTTCGTCATCTTATCACCATGGGGAATCAGATTTCGTTAGTACATACTTTTGCTACGTGAGGCAATGATAGAGAATTTGAAAATGCTCGCGGTATTTTTTGAGGAGAAGTTATTTTAATGACGAGCAATAGTATGTATCGAGTCGGTGTATGTGAGATGTACTTTCTTTGAAGTTTAGATTTGATAAGAGTTGATTAGCGTTGAAAAGAGTTTGTAACGAAGACATAAAAACCTCATTATCGGATACCATGAATAATTAGAATTCGTATGACATGTTATATGAACTCAAAGGCATTTCATACATTCCAATCTAATACAAATTGGAGATTAGAAGATGTAATTAAACATTTACTTAGATATTtaggtatttaaataataacagaTGTTTAAAAACATCGTACGAtagtatttaaatttacaCGGACACAAGTATAATCACCTGTGTTCGATTATGAACTTCGATTACGCATTGTAGCGTTATTAAGAATAATAGTGCGGAATTTGGTTGCATATCGAAACGAGAATGATCCATTACGATGTAGAATCATAGCAACTTTCGCGATTCGAAATTCCGAAGATTCTCTCGATTTGCGGATCGGGAATAATATTAGCGAAATATTTCCATTGCGACTACGTAAATCATTTTCATAACCGTCCGGTTATAATGTCGACATGTATCGAGTGGcaagataaattaattatcaagaTAAATTGCCATCGATCTAGACAGCCTCGATTAATCCTTTACATTGCCATATATCTCATGCGACTCGACATTCGCGTTTTCTAGATACTATTGAATTTCGTGATCAGCGGAACAACGCGAGCCACAGGATCCCATGAAAatttcgtataacgttgataaaaatattccgatcgattaaaatatcGGTCGTCACGTGACAAGTTCTAATCAGCCTGTTAAACGACGAtctctttcatcttttttacACTCCTTTTTTTATGTAGCCAATTTTAACACGCCCGAGTTCACCATCGTGATACACGTCATTTACGTCACGAGCACgtttttccatatttatgggacaaataaaatacgttatatggacAGGACGCGGATAAAGTGGTAAACGGAATAACCATCGAGCGTAGTCTGAAAAAGTACCAAAGAAgcatcaaatatatttttgaaagctATTCTATCCGTTGgatacgtaataaataatcgttaaaaccataaaattgttcatttcgtttatttgccttaaaataacttttcaacgttaatatatgtatatatgtattcgaTTTGTAGATAATCGTAAGTATACCATATCACGTAGTATTGTTCTAAGTATTACGATATTCTCCTAATCAACCCTATTCGTCGGAACCGCGCCGCATTTACCGAAAGAATGGCTGTCAAACTCACTCGAGCCATTCAAAACGCATTGGCAACAATTTAAATCGGCATGAAACCACTTGAAAGGGAAACCGgaaaaaagaatcgaatcAAAGCAAACCGAAAGGGTTCCCTTTCTTCCCACGAGCCTCCGCGCCGCGATCCGGGTTTTTCCAGCCGTTAAAATAACCCCATCCGCTGCCACCTGCAGCCGCCGGAATCCACACAAAAGACTCGAGAAAGAATCTCCAACCTGTCCATTCGACCATCGTCGGATAGAAAGGgcagaagaggaagagaaaaaaaaaagaggccTAGCCCAAACTGTGAACGAAATCAGCGAcagggaagaggaggaggtgGATAAACGAGCCGAAGGGGAAGTCGCCAATGGCGGGGGCGAAGGCATCAGCATATTATCATGACCATGTTCATAGCCTGCTTTTGACATATCTATTACGCGTTTCCGAATAGAGGTGACTTCGAATTCTATGCCTGTTCTCTGCCCACCGCCACCCCAACCCACCCCCTCCCTCTGTGCAACCTTCGTTCTCTGTCTTCTTCCCGTAATTCGGCTGACATCGAGGCGcacagagaagagaagagacaTCGCGAGAGAGGGAGCGGAAGTAGAGAAAGGGGCTGGAAACTGCAGTGTCGAAGGGAGACCCCGAAACCAGAGTGGGTGGGATCGGTGGTGCAGACGTAGAGGTCCAATTAATCAGCCGAGGCGTGAAACGAGAGGGGAAACGCGAAGGGTAGGGAGTGATTCTGGTGGAGGGAGCGGAGGGATGTCGCAGGGATTGCGGTGACAGATCCGCCGTATCTATCCCTATCTGCTCGGGGCATTAAATTCGCGCGATGCCAGTAACGGTGCCGTCAACGGCTGGTTCCTCTTGAATCGGTTAACATTCCGCTGTACGCGCTGCTTCAGCTTTCAATTAAACGCTTGTACATCACTAGATGGACACGTCTCGTTCGCGGTTTTAACCCGACCCTCCCGCCGTCCAAATCCTGTCAGAGGATTTGAAGATGTTGCTCGTTTTATAGATTAGTTTTAGGAGAAAAGAGCGCATAGAAACAGATCGCTAGAGCGTACGAAGATTGAGATCCAGAATTTCTAGCGGAATTTTCGTTTCATGCGTGATTATCCGTTACTGCTATTACCATCGCTGTTGAAGGAAACTTTGGATACGAGTCTCGGACCATCCCTTATAGAGATTTTACGACGACAGCTATATCGTATCGCGAGGAGATATTTTCATACGGTGTTATATATGAAAAgaggtatttaaatattctcttCGTGGTACTGCTCATttgtgtcttttttttttagctcGTAAATTTTTCAGGAATATTTCAGTAAATACAGTCCTGAATTAAGTGGTATAGAACACTTATTAGAATGATTTAAAACGAACAGAATCAATACACGGTGGATTTTCATCAAATTCAAAGAAACGAGATTTATAAATTCTCGACTCGCTTAATTgctaaaattatttagattcGAATGACCATCCAACGATCCAAttaaacgatttttttttttcttcttcctacATACTATGTAAACGCATCCCATTTTCATAAAAGATGCGACCGAAACAGGATTTGGTTCGGCGTTAATGAACACCTCGCTTACCGGGTgattatttttgataaaagtcGAAACGAACTTTCCTGGCGCTCTCGTGTACGAGCACGATTAATGAAAAAACCGGAGAAACCGTGAACTCGGGTTCTTCGATGGTCGCAACTTTTTCAGACCATTTTCCctttaattgtaaattgttCTCGTAATTCCACTTAATTGCGACGAAGATGAGGTTTAGACTTTTTGATCCTTTTCTAATTTCGCGAATTATACGCACTCGGACGAAATATAGAAAGATGGAACGATCAAAAAAGACTTTTATcactgaaataaaagaatgtcACCGAATGTTCACCGTGTTCTTGgattttgaaatatcaaaGAATAGCTTTTAAATCGTTCGTTAACTTTTGACAAAAATTCAAGAAATCAAGATgactaaattattaatcaccatttcatagaaaatttacCGAACTTCCCGTTCcatgttcttcttttttccatcCGACTGCAGTTGTTTTCTATCGGATGTTAACGAAGCAATACGATGTTTGCGATAACAGTCGCCGATGTCCCTTGCGGTCAAGGAAACATTGCCACACGCACGGCGAGACTCGTTGGAGGACAAAATGCAATTCCTCACGAATTCCCTTGGATGGTGAGCATAAGCAGAAAAGGCGGACACTTTTGCGGCGGTACCATACTTAATTCAAGATTCGTCCTGACTGCAGCCCATTGCCTGTGCTCGTGAGTATACTACGCATCCTTTATTCTACATACATACGCgagtttattaattaatcgacaatttaataaataatttaatgggTTCGATATttagttaattattaattatgaaattgtgAGATATTATGCAACAGGGTTTGTATATCACTGTTTCCACTGACTGAAATGTATGACTTAAATACAAATGCGCAGCAAATATACGCTGCATTTCATTCCACCATTTCGTGGCGTTATATTTGTTTTCAAACAATCACTTATTTATAGATAAATTGTCAATGAAACAAGCTTCGTtgttatattcaaatattatgtCAAGTATTTCACACATATACCTAATGTTAAATGTACGAGTAAATGAAGTTTATTTCGCACTATATAAACTTGgcatttttaaattagaacaaacgaatattttctacgtaagaattaatttctttgaacGATACATCGATCGTTCGGAAATTCTGCGTTCGTCAGATTCCTTAAGATTTCTCGATATTATCGTCAGATTGGCTTCTTTTTAAatgatacaaatattaaaacacagagaaagaaaaaagcacGAAGAATTATCGAGGAAGAAGAtgattatagaaataaaaattccattctTTTCAAACAtggaattttacttttaaaagaACACTGTTGCCTAGAAGACTACCCAATATTCAATACcctgaatatttttacaatatggctcgattatttataaattcaaaataaatcgCTCGGTCCATTCGATTTAGAAACTCGTTTCCCCGACAGTTCGTAAAAAACAACGAAAAAAGGAGTACCTAAATTTCAAAGCATTACAATATCGATCGGCCGGATAGTTTATACCCCCATTCTTTGCAATAATGCCGGTGTACGCGGTGTTCGCGTAATCAATATGCAGGTTGCCATCGAAAATATTCATGGCAGAAAACCGACTGTTTCTTCATGGAAAGCTGCCCATTGTTCCCTGTAATCGAATCTACGAGCACCGCTATAGGgtggaagagaaaaagagagagagagagagagagagggagggagaaaagagagagaaagagagatctTATCGCGGAACGATATTCACAGTAGCGCCCGTGTGTGCCAAAATTTTCTACCGTTTTTGATATCGCTACTAAAATGTCAGCGAAACACAAGCAACCATCTTGTCCAACAAACCGTAGCTGTAATTATTCCGATCCGATCTCGACGATTGAATGGTGGTATTCGATAGCCGCGCGGTTAAACCTCGTCCACCGGAAACAGTATTCATTTTTCAGCATGCAAATGTATCGTTACGAATGCATTCGCCACGAGTATCGTAAAAACGGATATTCCGTAATACATAAATACGATAAAGTGCGATTCGTTCCTCAAATTTGCAgaataattaatgaaagatAACGAGAACGAAGTAATAATTATTCGCGATTTCAATAAGAGCAACggacaattttttaacatagTCCTTCGTGTTTCAATGTACTCGTACGAAAAACTTGTAAACCTTGGTTCGTGCCTTTCATACGAAATAAATCTCTGTGCTGATAAAGTCACGATAGTGAGCTTTGCGACCTCTAAAAAGCTGTAAGAGATGTAAGAGATCCTTCCTGATCGGTGGAAAACGTTTTTTCTGAGAACATAAAAACGCTTGTGCGACTTGGAACAAGTGCGTTGAAACGGAAGAAactatgttaaaaaattatgttatcGTAAGACGTCAGTTTTTAtcaagataaaattttatagctCCATTTTGGATAATCTTTCATTCATCCTCGTAAGAACATTGGCCAACGACGAATAATCGGATTTGGAGCAATTGGAAAATGATTATAGAGGAAAATGTGTATGACAGAAAATCGTCTCGTTTGTATGTTTCTGTGAGTAACGAGTCGTACAAGCGAAAAATACCTCTATATTTCCAGGCGCGAAACTAAAGAGAAATTGAAGGGAAATATCACTCGAAAGTTCGACCCGAGTGgttcaattttttaagaacGAAGTTGCCTCAAAAAAGCGCCGCAagttattgcgtcataatcCACTTAATCCATCCGTGCAATCTATGCAAATCTGTGCCAGATTTAAAAACCTAGAAATCCGCGTGTTGCGCGCGGCGGCGATTACGCTGTGTAGTTTGCAAAAATCATCACGCTCGGCGAAAGGATAAAAAGTTTAATGCGCGCCTCTCTAGAAATTACGTAACGTGtcaggaaaaaggaaaacaaaaagaggggaataaaaaggaagaaaagagaaaagggaaTACTACGAAATTCCAACGTCGCGCTACACCTATTTTTATCGTGTCACTTTCCCGTGAAACATTCTCTCGTAGAAAAAAGATTACAAACGTTCAGAATCATCGTAACATAAAACGGATAAGATCGAACGAATTAAAGATAAATCGGAGTCGAACACGAAGGGAAATTTTCACCCAATTACGTATCGTAGTGACGTTTTACCAATGCGTACAAATTGACATAACGAATTAGTAATTAGCAACACTTGCTACTTTTATGACTGTAAATCTAAATAACGTACTTTACTCTTCGCTAGAAATACTATTACACGCGTTTgctatttaaatatcattgaCTGTACCAACGTCGAAAGTCTCTCCATCGATTTAATAGAATCTTCTGAATCTGCCTTATACTTTAAACAGCGAACAGTCTGAGAATAaagaatttgttaataatatagATAATGAAATTAGATCTCGCGAAGAGCAAGCAGATATCCGAATACTTTCAAACCGCAATGTACATTTGTACGTGCATATAGATGCGTATAGAGGAATAATGAGTACGTGGTGAAATATCGAGGACCGTTAACAGGACAAACGTGTTTCTCTGACTTGCTGTCTGGCTTTGTGATTATCGAATGGCCGGATAAACGGCCAATCActtcgttaaaattatataaaacgaCGGGACCGTGTGTCGTTTGCCGGTGTCCCGTCGTTCCCTGCGGTCGTATATGCACGCGGGACACGATATCGATGTTAATTGGAGCAACGATTACATTTTAAATGAAACCTCGAGCGTATTTTTCCGGCGAACGAGCGAGTCGAATGGAAACGCAAAGAGCGTTGTGTCAAGTTAAAAACTGCTGTGCCGCTATTTACTCGCGTAAACACTGTCGCCAAATAGAGTCAAGAGGCGGCCTTTTATTAAATGCCAGAGTGAAAAACGTTTCTGTCCTGGCTGGAGATGTGTGTTTGTGCGTGTTTGTGTGGATACGCGAATCAATCCTTCAACGGTTGCATAACACGACGTTCCTATCGTTTATACGAACGATTAACGGGACACGtttaaaggaaaataataaCGTTACGAAGAATCGTTTCGATGGTGTACACTTATACGATTCAATAGAATTCTTGTCGAACGATTAACAAACTGATCGGCCAAACGAGATTAtttaaacgatcgatcgaatcgctCGCGTTGTTAACAACGACCTTTTCCCCATATTCGCGGAATTGTCTgcgattaattatgcaatggGTTATCGATGATATACCGCTCTTCGTTTGATCGGCACGTTGAATATATTTTGGTCTACATTTCGCGAATTATCGTTTTCGCGGAAAATACGTATTATATCGCGACGAGAATTTATCatagaatttgaaatatcagccggtaaaatacaaagaataGAATTATAGCGACTATACGCGTAGATTGTAAATGTCGATATCGATTCGATCGGATTTTAAGAATCGATGTTTAAAGCACGGTATTATAtgttaaaatgaaaagaaaaaagggtcGCGAAAAGGGGCAGAATGTGTCAGTGGTTcaatttaaaagtaatttccACGCTTCTCATTTAAAGGGAATCGCGCACGAAGCATCGTAATAGGATCCTGCAAACTCTTCCAATCACTGGCTAAAATCGAGAGAggatttcgaaaatattcgtaattcttttttctcacGGATACAGCGCGGAGATTTATGTGGAACAGCGTCCATGCAGGTGTAATTAAACGTCGAGACAGTGGTGTTGCGCGATGAAACGTGTAGGCGTTCTCTATCTTTGTCTTCGTCGAGTACATAACAGAAACAGAACGATACAGGGAGACACGGAGaaacagacagagagagagagagagagagagagggagggaggggaatggaaagagaaagagagagagagaggagatgACGGAGGAAGGGGTTGAAACTGGACAGGGTGGCCATAGAGAGAATCCAACGGAGCTTCGGCGTTGTAAACCATGATTGCGTGTAGATTACAGACCACTCGGTAATTGCTAGCGGCCATGCAAAACGCATGACAAAATGTTACCAGCTAGCGCGagatcgtgaaaatatatccGACTCCGACCATTGTCCGCGTTTTCTTTATCGTTCACGGAAACGGccgaaataaatttcgttaatGCGGTTCTACGCGCGAAAGAGAATTATTTGTTAAGTTAtcgcgagagagagagagagagagagagagagagagaaaagcaagaaataggaaaaaatGGCCACAGACAGACCACAGAAGAATTTCAGATATGTAACGATACAAAGATCTGTTCGTCGTTATTTTTCATCGGAACATCGTGCAACAATATTTCGACGACGCTTCAaataaaactgtaaaaaagtaaataaatggTAAGTTCGGTATTATCGACTAAATCGATACGAACAGAAACAAAGTTCACCGCGAAATACTCGGCAACCGTTCTCCTCGCGCACACCGGTTTACAAGCGAATTAACGGTACGATTAATGGCCGAGTTGCCAGTTAAAAAGGCCACTTCCCTTAACCGGTGGCGCGATTCAGCATTTAGCCAGCGGTGCATTTTAATTGGAAGGGGTGCGATGATAAGGGCAGGGAGTAACTACGATGATGCATCCGTGCTAAATCGTATAATCCGCAACGGGTGCCGGAACAATGGGACTGCCTCGACGAAGATGGAAGGGTCCATTAAAACAGAGGGTTGTCTTTgtaaaaagagacgaacctTGAAACTTGCGAAACGACTCGAATGTGATTGCACCATCCGCGAGTCGGTGGAATCAAGGCAACGAAGAAACTGGGACGAGACATCTTCTcgtgctctctctctctcgtttgtAGCAGAGGGTGGCGCGAAAActgttataatttcattaattattcgGAAGCCGCATTGACCAATTAATTAAGCGAAACCGCTACGTTCGGAGGCCGTTCGAATACCAATATCGAAACGTTGCTACAGCGAGAAGCAAAACTTTCGGTTAAATAATCGCGAGCAAAGGCTACGAAGGAGTTGCTTCGTTACTTTAGAAACATCGAGAGgaatgaaagaaatagaagaaacgtTAGTGGAAAAGAACGTAAAACGAAGAATATAGAATGCTGCCTTTATCTCGCACATTTATACCTCCTGGTTTCTCGCGCACTTAACTTTCACGATGATTACTTGCCGGCATCGTTACTGGACTTTGACTCCTTGCGGTCCGGAAACGGGCAGAATACCCAGCTATTTGTCCTACTTGGCCTACATGTATCCGTAATGCGTGTAAAGTGGAAGTTATAACTCGTCGTTTTTCAAAGGGGCGTTCTTTGGAAGCTTTAAAGCGTAAGGATTTACAGGATGCGAGTTTAAGGAAGTAGCGCGTAACGTGTACGTTTTGGTATAAGATATGGGACAAAATGGAAAACGTGCTTCCTTGGAACGCTTGGCAGTTATCATCGCGTTAAAGAGATTAAGAACAGTTAGGAAATAATTTACTAAGTATCGCGagtatttcgaataatttaaataatttttgtgaaTAGAACGAAGGAAATGGAACCGAAGCAAAGATTTATTTCACCTATTTGTTTCTCCGTTAAGAAATATCGTAACAAGCACTAGGCCGTTGCATctacaatttttcatagaagCATCGTTTTCTCAGACCTCCGTGAAATTTCCCTTTTtcctaaataaaatatactatataaatattactctCAAGGCAGTCTGTATCGACCATTCAACGGACGACAAATATCTTTTGCTTTTGATACAGAGGGAGTTCTATAATCCCCACCGGTCAATTAAGGATCAGTCTCGGCGAGTACAATCTGAAGGGGCCGGAAGTGCCAGCGTCGAAGGAAGAGAGAGTGACGAACGTTATCCTGCACCCTGGCCACAAGTGCGGAAAATACGTGGACGATATTGCCCTTCTGGAACTTGCAAGGCCAATCGCTTGGTCGGAGAGCGTGAAACCCGCCTGTTTACCTGTGGCCACAGGGAAACCAGGGTATAGCGCCTTCGGCGGGGAACTCGCCAAGGCTGCTGGATGGGGTTGGTTCGGCGAAGACAGGTCCAAATGTAAGTAAATAATTCCACTTCATCCCCTCTTTCTCGCCTCTTCCTTTTGCTCGGTAATTCGCTCGAGAACTGAGAGTCGTTGACGTTAATTACTTGGCGTTTCATCGGATTAATGGGATATAAAATCGACTGTAACTTGGCGAGAAAATCGCTGCTTCTGCTACCAGGCTGTTACAAAGTAGATTTTCCAGCGAACCAATGATTTTATCGGCGCATTAAATACGAACAAAGGGAGCAAAAATTTGTTACGTTGCTATAGTCTATTTGTTTTCGATAATGATATTGTAAGGGGCGCGGAAGTAGAACAGGTGTGCCACCGAAGTTTTCCACGAACGACTAAGTAAGCGAATTCTACCTTGGTCGAAATCGCGTTTCACCAAAGTTCCTGCTCGCTGCCCTAAATTAATGGCGCTAAGAGATCGAGTCGAACTTTCACCTAAAAGCGCCCTCGGTGAAATTTGCTCGATTCCGAACGCTTCCATGTTCGCGATACGCGTTCCAGAGCAATGGAAATTTTCTAAAGGGAACGCGGAAAAATATACCGATGGTTTGCTtggtatttttattgatattgaAACTTGCTACGTTAAAACTTAGAGAATGAACAAAATTGATTTCAATCCCTTGCCTCGTAATATAAGATTACGGTCGTGACGTAGATTACGTCTAATttagtttcttaattttagtTGTAATTTATCCAAGACCATTAACTACcctttaaatatgaaaatgtgttattatttaatcgtTCTACGTACTTTTggttacttttattatttctgaGATATCTATCGATATTACCACACCTCGTTTATAGAAAACTTGCTACGCTGATTACGTGTCATTTCAGTAaactaacatttttaaatacgcGATGTTTTTTAAACTCTGACGCCAGTCTCGTGTCACTGAGAGTTTTCCTATCCTTCGATCTTCAAATATAGCTTcgcaatattaaatatacgatcgATATGATACGTATGGCGACCAATGTAGCTTCTGCCAAGCAATAAATTTCCAATGATTAAAGCAATAAATAGTAAACTATGTCATATACATGTAGTCCAAAGACAAAAGAGCCAACCGAAAGCAAAGAGATAAACGTAGATTTCAAGCACTCGACGATCGTGTCCGATTAAAACCGATTCCACGTAGCCGCTTTATCAAAAGCTCGTTCTATTTTGTCTTGCAGATAAACGAGCGGACGTGTTGCAGAAAGTGGAGGTTCGCGTGATCGAGAACAACGTATGTCGCGAATGGTACGCGAGTCAAGGAAAGTCGACCCGCGTCGAGTCGAATCAAATGTGCGCTGGCCACGAAGAAGGTGGCCGCGACTCTTGCTGGGTAAGTGAAATCGTCTCGTATCGTCTCCTTATCGTCTCGTATCTATCCCTAGTTTATACGTAGAAAACTAGCTGCGTGTATCGATTTTTCGGCCATTCATGTGCAACTAGTTAAACAGAGGGTCGCGTGTCACTCGTTCGTATACGAAATTCACGCCCTGTCCAACAACCACGACAcgaatttcgataaatatcCGGCTGCTCGCATAGATGCGTACGCAGGTTGAATTAACAGGCAGAGATTGGGCCGAGTCTCCGCCACCGGGCTGAATCGTTCGACCACAAAACAGCCAGAGGGACAGCGAAAAAGGAGAGCGGGAGAGATTGAAAACCGTCAAAAAATATGTTGACAAAATATTGCGGTCtggtatgacgtaattatcAGAACGGGTAACTGCGGGAAAAGTGGTACGCGCCGCTATTTCCAACTCGATACGTTTCATCGCGGATTTACGATTCTGTTCGCGGGTCATTTGACGGCCGCCTTCTACTTCGTTGAACAGGACCCTGTTATCGCGCTGCTTTACGTTTGGTCGGCCGTGATTATGCAATCGATGATTATCGTATGCTAAGACGACGCATTAAAATTACTCGTGCGACACGTAATTGTTAAACATAACGATTAAAAGATTTTCTGTATTGAACACACTGTGTCTATATCGAGGACATAGGCAAACGTTATCCTGACATGATAGAACGACATTGGGAAGAGAGAAATATTGTATTTCCTCTAgacatatgtaaatataattgtgTTTTCTCGTAGGCTGATAGTGGCGGACCTTTGATGATCGGAAGTCAAGCCGGTGGTAACATAATGGTGGTGGGGGTGGTCTCATCAGGAGTGGGTTGCGCTCGACCACGACTTCCGGGTGTATACACTAGAGTCTCGGAATACATACCCTGGATCACGCAACACGTACTACGATGAAACGAAACTCGAAGCTTTCCATTCGCTTCACTTTCCGCGAAACTGTCCGTATACACTTCGAAACGCATTTTCTCTTCGTGTATTtaaagagaaagaacgaagTATCATAAGATGATCGATCTTGTCAAATATGTAAAGTATTCTtttcgttgaagaattttcgAAGCTAGAAACCAATGCTTGAATTAGTCTTAATGGAGattcttaaattattaaaaacttaCTTTAAAAGATAGATGTAGAAAActaatataaagtataagaCGTGATTTGTAATACAAATTTCGTTCATTGCAACAAGACTATAGATTTATAGAATaaagttgttaattaaatttagcgAAGCCATTGCTGTAagcataaataatttatgaaattcgtCGCTTTATCTAGTCAATACTTgtattacaattatatcagataagatattatatattataatcaaaCTGCCACGAGagtattgtaatttaataatataattaacacgTAATTATGTAcaacatttacattttaatacgAATTAATCTTCCAAATACATCATAATATAtgtcataaattatattcttctttGTTTCCTTGGTCTTGGAGGGTTCCACGATACTCTAGTGTCGTCTGTGATAGAAGCAACTTGTAAGTTTGTTAGCTGAAGACCTTTTAGGGCACCCTGAATGGatgtaaaaataatcattGAAAGAATATACACGCAAAATGTTCAAAAGATTTGGGACAGgccattttgctttttttGGAGGATACTGTACATTGTTAAAGGTTGACCTTACCTTTTTAAaacattctgtatattttgacaaaaagatttaatttatGCATTTCACCTACCATTCTGCCGGGTCCAATTCCCTGTACTCTTAATC
The nucleotide sequence above comes from Bombus fervidus isolate BK054 chromosome 6, iyBomFerv1, whole genome shotgun sequence. Encoded proteins:
- the LOC139988496 gene encoding clotting factor G beta subunit, which translates into the protein MVPRNVSVIFSSLVFLVAVVDCISKEYNNFADVPCGQGNIATRTARLVGGQNAIPHEFPWMVSISRKGGHFCGGTILNSRFVLTAAHCLCSGSSIIPTGQLRISLGEYNLKGPEVPASKEERVTNVILHPGHKCGKYVDDIALLELARPIAWSESVKPACLPVATGKPGYSAFGGELAKAAGWGWFGEDRSKYKRADVLQKVEVRVIENNVCREWYASQGKSTRVESNQMCAGHEEGGRDSCWADSGGPLMIGSQAGGNIMVVGVVSSGVGCARPRLPGVYTRVSEYIPWITQHVLR